Proteins encoded by one window of Salvia splendens isolate huo1 chromosome 7, SspV2, whole genome shotgun sequence:
- the LOC121740892 gene encoding probable glycosyltransferase At5g03795, whose translation MLPSRKSHWSSYFSISPSALAFILLTPLLLISFIAFDLGPHKSLATSFSWKSLGFLSSFEFNSSYNTHKDHENSNLNKVSDAIVLRGRGPAHSNLLRKEESTSLPNHDLSNAETRGFVNGGLHRRYSRLEKNEAVLAKARLLIREAAKNRSSVPSIVEHDSYYVPRGPIYRNPNALHRSYIEMENVFKVYVYEEGEAPVFHGGPCRSIYSSEGRFIHEIEKGGRFRTKDPEEAHVYFMPFSVVAMVQYLYEPESFDITPIGTTLVDYVQTISHKHPFWNRSLGADHFMLSCHDWGPHSSSYVPLMYNNSIRVLCNANTSEGFNPLKDVTLPEINLKTGEVTGLLGGPPAKERPILAFFAGGLHGHIRQLLLEHWEGRDADVRVYQKLPDNLSYETMLRNSKFCLCPSGYEVASPRVVEAIYSECVPVLISKSYVPPFSDVLKWNKFAVVIDVDDIGKIKEILSGISEAKYLKMQQRVKQVQRHFVVNPTPERFDLFHMILHSVWLRRLNLKLRRSI comes from the exons ATGTTGCCATCAAGAAAGTCACATTGGTCTTCATACTTTTCAATCTCACCTTCTGCATTGGCTTTCATACTTTTAACACCTTTGCTTCTCATTTCCTTCATTGCGTTCGATTTGGGCCCTCACAAATCGCTAGCAACGTCGTTTTCTTGGAAGTCGCTAGGGTTTCTAAGCTCGTTCGAATTCAATTCATCTTACAATACTCATAAAGATCACGAGAATAGCAACTTGAACAAGGTCTCCGATGCTATAGTATTGAGAGGCAGAGGCCCAGCACATTCTAACCTACTA AGAAAAGAGGAGTCGACGTCGCTGCCAAACCATGACTTATCAAATGCGGAAACACGAGGATTTGTGAATGGTGGGCTACATAGACGGTATAGCCGATTAGAGAAGAATGAAGCGGTTTTAGCCAAAGCACGACTTTTAATTAGAGAGGCTGCTAAAAATAGAAGCTCAGTCCCATCAATTGTTGAACACGACTCTTACTATGTGCCTCGTGGACCTATTTATCGTAACCCCAACGCGCTTCATAG GAGCTACATAGAAATGGAGAATGTGTTCAAAGTGTACGTATACGAAGAAGGGGAAGCTCCGGTATTCCATGGCGGGCCTTGCCGGAGCATATACTCCTCGGAGGGAAGGTTCATTCATGAGATAGAGAAGGGGGGTCGATTTCGAACCAAGGATCCTGAAGAAGCTCATGTGTATTTCATGCCTTTCAGTGTGGTTGCGATGGTTCAATATCTGTATGAACCGGAGTCATTTGACATTACTCCCATTGGCACCACCCTTGTGGATTATGTCCAAACCATCTCCCACAAGCATCCCTTCTGGAATCGAAGCCTTGGGGCCGATCATTTCATGCTCTCGTGTCATGATTGG GGGCCACACTCGAGCTCCTACGTCCCGCTCATGTACAATAACTCGATCCGAGTTTTATGCAACGCCAACACGTCCGAGGGGTTCAATCCCCTCAAGGACGTGACCTTGCCCGAGATCAACCTCAAGACGGGCGAGGTGACGGGCCTCCTTGGGGGTCCGCCAGCCAAGGAGAGGCCCATCCTGGCCTTCTTCGCGGGTGGCTTACACGGCCACATTCGGCAGCTCCTCCTCGAGCATTGGGAGGGGAGAGACGCGGACGTGCGAGTGTATCAGAAGCTCCCAGACAACCTCAGCTACGAGACAATGCTGAGGAACAGCAAGTTCTGCCTCTGCCCGAGCGGGTATGAGGTGGCCAGCCCGCGGGTGGTGGAGGCCATCTACTCGGAGTGCGTGCCCGTGTTGATCTCGAAGAGCTACGTGCCACCGTTTAGCGACGTGCTGAAATGGAACAAGTTTGCCGTTGTGATTGATGTGGATGATATAGGTAAGATCAAGGAGATTTTGTCTGGGATTTCTGAGGCTAAGTATTTGAAGATGCAGCAGAGAGTGAAGCAAGTGCAGAGGCATTTTGTGGTGAATCCAACGCCGGAGAGATTTGATTTGTTTCATATGATTCTGCATTCTGTTTGGCTTAGGAGATTGAACTTGAAACTACGTCGTTCTATCTAG
- the LOC121742300 gene encoding rRNA (cytosine-C(5))-methyltransferase NOP2C-like, which yields MGPSERYCYNPALRWNPQVEEYFVKAYGADHFARISKALTQPSCYSCIRVNTLKSTSDSVIKKLSSLLQENGWLSEPSKGTDAANNSDGIATEPVVSDGSPDAALKNSFISKCKIPGLDYVVFVQGSGPHTIDYGYKEDKPPKEVIVSRKCAEAVLRGAHVYVPGVLACSAHVEKGEQVAVSVALEQPGADGGWGVGFTRGTVLQGSQADPFYFERNGLYIGQGISMMSRAGMFRVSQGVALDLNNRVFNLPSFNDLLEGEIFLQNLPSIITAHALDPQEGEKILDMCAAPGGKTTAIAILMKDNGEVIAADRSHNKVLEIQKLAAELGLKCITTYKLDALKSVQRISKSDNQDATQGGVNGSIQNPELPKSGLEKVSDTALGFSQDKVATLDQPKNGKYTSNAEHRKNMRVMRNGPGRNNTLGGRVEKCKGFFPNTFDRVLLDAPCSALGLRPRLFSGEDTMESLQSHSKYQRRMFDQAVQLVRPGGVIVYSTCTINPGENEALVRYALDTHKFLSLASQHPKVGGPGLVGGCQFPDGYQEEWLRPGEEDFVQRFDPSSELDTMGFFIAKFNVGGKDI from the exons ATGGGTCCATCGGAACGGTATTGTTACAATCCGGCATTGCGGTGGAATCCTCAAGTGGAAGAGTATTTCGTCAAAGCTTACGGAGCTGACCATTTCGCTCGAATTTCCAAGGCCCTCAC GCAGCCGTCGTGTTACTCTTGTATACGAGTGAATACACTTAAGTCAACAAGTGACTCCGTCATCAAGAAGCTTAGTTCCCTACTACAGGAGAATGGGTGGCTAAGCGAACCTTCTAAAGGAACCGATGCTGCTAATAACTCTGATGGTATTGCAACTGAACCAGTTGTTTCTGATGGTTCCCCAGACGCTGCCTTGAAAAATTCTTTCATTTCGAAGTGTAAGATACCCGGCCTAGATTATGTAGTTTTTGTCCAAGGGTCTGGACCACATACCATTGATTATGGGTATAAGGAAGACAAACCTCCTAAGGAAGTGATTGTGAGCCGCAAATGTGCAGAAGCAGTTCTTCGTGGTGCTCAT GTGTATGTACCCGGTGTTTTGGCCTGTAGTGCTCATGTGGAGAAAGGAGAACAAGTTGCAGTTTCAGTTGCATTGGAGCAGCCTGGTGCTGATGGCGGATGGGGAGTTGGTTTTACACGTGGAACTGTACTTCAGGGATCACAAGCAG ATCCTTTTTATTTTGAACGGAATGGCCTCTACATTGGTCAAGGAATCAGTATGATGTCCAGAGCTGGGATGTTCCGGGTATCTCAAGGAGTTGCTTTGGACCTGAATAACAGAGTATTTAACCTACCTTCATTTAACG ATTTACTCGAGGGGGAAATATTTCTTCAGAATCTCCCTAGCATCATCACCGCTCATGCCTTAG ATCCTCAAGAGGGAGAGAAGATATTAGACATGTGTGCAGCTCCTGGAGGTAAGACCACAGCAATTGCTATCCTCATGAAGGACAACGGAGAGGTGATTGCAGCTGATCGATCTCACAATAAG GTGCTTGAGATCCAGAAATTGGCAGCTGAATTGGGATTGAAGTGTATAACTACTTATAAGCTTGATGCTCTTAAATCTGTTCAGCGTATAAGTAAATCTGATAATCAGGATGCTACACAGGGTGGGGTGAATGGGAGCATTCAAAACCCCGAGTTACCAAAATCTGGACTTGAGAAAGTATCAGATACCGCTCTAGGGTTTTCTCAAG ACAAAGTAGCTACCCTTGATCAACCAAAGAATGGAAAGTACACCAGTAATGCAGAGCACAGAAAGAATATGCGGGTAATGAGAAATGGGCCTGGGCGAAATAATACTTTAGGTGGAAGAGTTGAAAAGTGTAAAGGATTTTTCCCCAATACATTTGATCGGGTTCTTCTTGATGCTCCTTGCTCTGCTCTTGGTCTAAGACCTCGGTTGTTTTCTGGAGAG GATACTATGGAGTCATTACAAAGCCATTCCAAGTATCAGAGGCGGATGTTTGACCAGGCAGTACAGCTTGTTCGCCCTGGTGGAGTCATTGTGTACTCAAC GTGTACAATAAATCCAGGTGAGAATGAGGCACTGGTTAGATATGCATTGGACACACACAAATTCCTCTCGTTGGCATCACAG CATCCGAAGGTAGGAGGACCTGGCCTTGTTGGGGGTTGTCAATTTCCAGATGGATACCAAGA GGAATGGTTGAGACCTGGCGAAGAGGATTTTGTTCAGAGATTTGATCCTTCCTCAGAACTCGATACTATGGGCTTCTTCATCGCCAAGTTCAACGTTGGTGGAAAAGACATCTAA